In Halorubrum sp. BV1, the following proteins share a genomic window:
- a CDS encoding NADH-quinone oxidoreductase subunit A, with translation MSDWIAIGALAVVGLLIPVGMMSVSALLRPSVPETGKSTTYESGETPTGTTRIRFNIQYYMVALLFVVFDIETVLLFPWAVIYRPAIQAGVPMTALLWPMLAFVGILAIGLVWAWRSGAISWARSPRATSRKTERDLN, from the coding sequence ATGAGCGATTGGATAGCGATCGGCGCCTTGGCGGTCGTCGGCCTGCTCATCCCCGTCGGGATGATGAGCGTGTCGGCGTTGCTCCGTCCGAGCGTGCCTGAGACCGGTAAAAGTACCACCTACGAGTCCGGCGAGACGCCGACGGGCACGACGCGGATCCGGTTCAACATCCAGTACTACATGGTCGCGTTGTTGTTCGTCGTGTTCGACATCGAGACCGTGTTGCTGTTCCCGTGGGCCGTCATCTACCGTCCGGCGATACAGGCCGGCGTTCCGATGACCGCTCTCCTGTGGCCGATGCTGGCGTTCGTCGGCATCCTCGCCATCGGGCTCGTCTGGGCGTGGCGGTCCGGGGCCATCAGTTGGGCCCGGAGTCCCCGCGCGACCAGCAGAAAGACGGAGCGTGACCTCAACTAA
- a CDS encoding NADH-quinone oxidoreductase subunit B — MSSDQPFITDESQVVTETRDARMTGQGDRFNSRLREAFGSSPFILTKFDKFLNWCRGSSMFMLQFGIACCSIEMMHTYAVKHDLDRFGSGVPRASPRQADVMIVPGTIVSKFAPRMKRVYDQMPEPKFVVGMGSCTISGGPFQEGYNVIKGAEEVIPIDIHVPGCPPRPEALVYGVVKLQERVANGEAAPVTVKPYELEEFSDLERDELVDKLADQIDDDELVMRYNFADSP; from the coding sequence ATGAGCAGCGATCAACCTTTCATCACCGACGAATCGCAAGTCGTAACCGAGACCCGCGACGCCCGAATGACCGGGCAGGGCGATCGGTTCAACTCTCGGCTTCGGGAGGCGTTCGGCTCCTCGCCGTTCATCCTCACCAAGTTCGATAAGTTCCTGAACTGGTGCCGCGGCTCCTCGATGTTCATGCTGCAGTTCGGGATCGCCTGTTGCAGCATCGAGATGATGCACACCTACGCGGTGAAACACGACCTCGACCGGTTCGGGTCTGGCGTTCCCCGCGCGTCGCCGCGGCAGGCCGACGTGATGATCGTCCCCGGGACGATCGTCTCGAAGTTCGCGCCGCGGATGAAACGTGTCTACGACCAGATGCCCGAGCCGAAGTTCGTCGTCGGCATGGGCTCGTGTACCATCTCCGGCGGTCCGTTCCAGGAGGGGTACAACGTGATCAAGGGCGCAGAGGAGGTCATCCCGATCGACATCCACGTCCCGGGCTGTCCGCCCCGTCCCGAGGCGCTCGTCTACGGCGTCGTGAAGCTGCAAGAGCGCGTCGCGAACGGCGAAGCGGCACCGGTGACCGTCAAGCCCTACGAACTCGAGGAGTTCTCGGACCTCGAACGCGACGAGCTCGTGGACAAGCTCGCAGACCAGATCGACGACGACGAACTCGTCATGCGGTACAACTTCGCTGATTCGCCATGA
- a CDS encoding glutathione S-transferase family protein, with protein sequence MNQLVDGEWRTDAYETTNADGAFERGTTTFRNWVAGSDVPDHVDAEPDERFQPETGRYHLYVSYACPWAHRTLLARSLLGLEDAIGVSVVDPWRGEDGWQFSPEKDGCTPDRLHGSDYLRERYVDADPDATCRVTVPVLWDTKAETIVNNESREILRMLSTAFTELSNGASLLPGPDDEATVADVDDAISDIYEPINNGVYRAGFATSQDAYDEAIDDLFSALDSWNDRLADRRYLVGDSLTEADICMFTTLVRFDQVYHTHFMCNRTFVHQYDHLWPYLRDLYQTPGVAETVNMSHIKEHYYTTHPDVTPSGIIARGPDLDFDAAHDREELDGTAPTPTAGD encoded by the coding sequence ATGAACCAACTCGTCGACGGCGAGTGGCGAACGGACGCGTACGAGACCACGAACGCGGACGGGGCCTTCGAGCGCGGGACGACGACGTTCCGGAACTGGGTCGCCGGCAGCGACGTGCCCGACCACGTCGACGCCGAGCCGGACGAGCGGTTTCAGCCGGAGACCGGACGATACCACCTGTACGTCTCGTACGCCTGCCCGTGGGCGCACCGAACGCTTCTCGCGCGGTCGCTTCTCGGCCTCGAAGACGCGATCGGCGTGAGCGTCGTCGACCCGTGGCGCGGCGAGGACGGCTGGCAGTTCTCACCCGAGAAGGACGGCTGCACTCCGGACCGACTCCACGGCAGCGACTACCTCCGCGAGCGGTACGTCGACGCCGACCCCGACGCCACCTGTCGAGTGACGGTCCCGGTCCTGTGGGACACGAAAGCGGAGACCATCGTCAACAACGAGTCCCGCGAGATCCTCCGGATGCTGTCGACCGCGTTCACGGAGCTGAGCAACGGCGCGTCGCTCCTTCCCGGTCCCGACGACGAGGCGACCGTCGCGGACGTCGACGACGCAATCTCCGACATCTACGAGCCGATCAACAACGGCGTCTACCGCGCCGGGTTCGCCACCTCTCAGGACGCCTACGACGAGGCGATTGACGACCTCTTTTCGGCGCTTGACAGCTGGAACGATCGACTCGCAGACCGGCGGTACCTCGTCGGCGACTCCCTGACCGAGGCGGACATCTGCATGTTCACGACGCTGGTCCGCTTCGATCAGGTCTATCACACCCACTTCATGTGCAACCGGACGTTCGTCCACCAGTACGACCACCTCTGGCCGTACCTGCGCGATCTCTACCAGACGCCGGGCGTCGCGGAGACGGTGAACATGAGCCACATCAAAGAGCACTACTACACGACGCACCCGGACGTGACCCCGTCGGGTATCATCGCGCGCGGACCCGATCTTGACTTCGACGCCGCACACGACCGCGAGGAACTCGACGGCACCGCGCCGACCCCGACGGCCGGCGACTGA